One window from the genome of Leuconostoc suionicum encodes:
- a CDS encoding lysylphosphatidylglycerol synthase transmembrane domain-containing protein encodes MFRRDRVSMIIVVVLTAIVVYFLTKELSGKGHQLSVALENLDWHWLLFGLFAMIISIFLEAAATRALLSKEDRRHTSVLSLLRVPLLNLLGTGVTPFATGGQPAQLYGLSKSGVETGRAMSVILMKFLVYQIVVVVFFIIGYVSAEHFIYQQVNPTFATFIPFAIAIHAVVIIGIILVMFWPSLTLRLVDLVAIVVKKMMRRERFERLIANVKQKIDNFHTESRRVISSWQSLVGATFFTSLQLMTFYMIPYFVIRAFGYQSVNPWLIVTMNIMIVMVISLFPIPGGVGGAELSFQLLFSPFVKNPATLILVILLWRFITYYFGIFAGIIAYIIPAHHDRRSDNA; translated from the coding sequence ATGTTCAGACGTGATAGAGTATCAATGATTATCGTTGTTGTTCTGACGGCTATTGTCGTTTATTTTTTAACAAAAGAATTAAGTGGTAAAGGACACCAACTGTCCGTAGCGTTGGAAAATCTGGATTGGCATTGGTTACTGTTTGGCCTGTTCGCGATGATTATATCAATTTTCCTTGAGGCGGCAGCCACAAGGGCATTATTGAGCAAAGAAGATCGGCGCCACACCTCGGTATTGTCCTTATTAAGAGTTCCGCTACTAAATTTATTGGGAACAGGAGTCACACCATTTGCTACTGGCGGCCAGCCGGCACAGTTATACGGTTTATCGAAATCTGGAGTAGAAACTGGTCGGGCGATGTCTGTTATTCTCATGAAGTTTTTAGTCTATCAAATTGTTGTTGTGGTATTCTTTATAATAGGTTATGTTTCTGCCGAACACTTTATTTATCAACAGGTTAATCCTACTTTCGCAACATTCATCCCCTTTGCCATAGCGATTCATGCTGTAGTGATTATTGGTATCATATTAGTTATGTTTTGGCCATCGTTAACATTACGCCTGGTCGATTTAGTGGCAATAGTTGTAAAAAAAATGATGCGTCGCGAGCGTTTTGAGCGATTAATTGCGAATGTTAAGCAAAAGATTGATAATTTTCATACCGAATCACGTCGTGTAATTAGCAGTTGGCAATCATTAGTCGGCGCCACTTTTTTTACGTCATTACAACTAATGACGTTCTATATGATACCTTATTTTGTCATACGTGCTTTCGGTTATCAGTCTGTCAATCCATGGCTGATAGTAACGATGAATATTATGATTGTTATGGTGATTTCTTTGTTCCCAATCCCAGGTGGTGTTGGTGGTGCAGAACTTAGCTTTCAATTATTGTTCTCACCTTTTGTTAAAAATCCAGCAACATTGATTCTCGTTATCTTACTTTGGCGATTTATTACTTATTATTTTGGTATCTTTGCAGGAATAATTGCTTACATTATTCCTGCTCACCATGATAGGAGGAGTGACAATGCTTGA
- a CDS encoding YkuJ family protein codes for MLDNKYNTSDLKQILNRLRAMMDSTDNSVQTRRFDAFGIEALQVSYDQLTKIWTVQEHREIRQFQFDDIDLVAIEIYDVLHDFKLIY; via the coding sequence ATGCTTGACAACAAGTACAATACGAGTGATTTGAAACAAATTTTAAATCGGTTACGTGCTATGATGGATTCAACAGATAATAGTGTTCAAACTCGTCGCTTTGACGCTTTTGGCATAGAAGCACTACAGGTCTCTTATGATCAATTAACCAAAATTTGGACAGTCCAAGAACACCGAGAAATTCGACAGTTTCAATTTGATGATATTGATTTGGTTGCAATTGAAATCTATGATGTTTTACATGATTTCAAACTAATTTATTAG